In a single window of the Thermodesulfobacteriota bacterium genome:
- a CDS encoding ATP-binding protein — MTSLPPPKPTHLARSPGVSRTIAGALLLWTVGIAGALAWNLAEERAEAGRHARIEAETIINKDLALRRWVASRGGVYVRPGAETPPNPFLAGPGRDVVTSDGQALTLMNPAYVLRQVMETYGHQSGGRGHITSLVPRNPDNAPDPWERQALVAFSRGASEAVAVGDVEGRPAIRLMLPMRMEEACLKCHADTGVEVGEVRGGISTVVPLERYLASSRQHMEALVLSHGGLWLAGFAGMGLAWRRARREEGRRQVAEAALLEQQALLEATVAERTAQWREELAQREQAQQGLETANAELARACADLKQSQSLLVQNEKMAAVGVLAAGIAHEINNPNSFVMSNLQILHKYAGRVQEFLAAGADPERQAELPALRARLKIDAILADLESLVAESLEGTQRIKNIVLNMKQFARREDGDSRLADVNAGLASTLNIVWHELKYKATVQKELGPLPFTRCNLGQLNQVFLNLIMNAVQAIPEQGEITIRSWHDGDQILVAVSDNGHGMAPEIQARIFEPFFTTKEPGKGTGLGLAISYDIVRQHGGEITVASEPGSGTTFTVRLPVQA; from the coding sequence ATGACCTCCCTGCCGCCCCCCAAGCCAACGCATCTTGCCCGGTCCCCGGGCGTCAGCCGCACCATCGCCGGGGCCCTGCTCCTGTGGACCGTCGGCATCGCCGGGGCGCTGGCCTGGAATCTGGCCGAGGAGCGGGCGGAGGCCGGGCGCCATGCCCGCATCGAGGCGGAAACCATCATCAACAAGGATCTCGCTCTGCGCCGCTGGGTGGCTTCCCGCGGCGGCGTCTATGTCAGGCCGGGCGCAGAGACGCCGCCCAACCCCTTTCTGGCCGGTCCGGGACGGGATGTGGTCACTTCCGATGGCCAGGCTCTCACCCTCATGAACCCCGCCTATGTGCTGAGACAGGTGATGGAAACCTACGGCCACCAGAGCGGCGGACGCGGCCACATCACCAGCCTGGTGCCCCGGAACCCGGACAATGCCCCGGATCCCTGGGAGCGGCAGGCTCTGGTCGCCTTTTCGCGTGGTGCCAGCGAGGCGGTGGCTGTCGGTGATGTCGAGGGCCGGCCGGCCATCCGGTTGATGTTGCCGATGCGCATGGAAGAGGCCTGCCTCAAGTGCCATGCCGACACCGGGGTGGAGGTGGGTGAGGTCCGGGGCGGGATCAGCACCGTGGTTCCCCTGGAGCGCTATCTGGCCAGCTCCCGGCAGCATATGGAGGCCCTGGTTTTGTCCCATGGCGGGCTCTGGCTGGCGGGCTTTGCCGGCATGGGCCTGGCCTGGCGCCGGGCGCGCCGGGAGGAGGGACGACGCCAGGTGGCGGAGGCGGCGCTCCTCGAGCAGCAGGCGCTGCTGGAGGCGACGGTGGCGGAGCGGACTGCCCAGTGGCGCGAGGAGCTGGCGCAGCGGGAGCAGGCGCAACAGGGGCTGGAGACCGCCAATGCGGAGCTGGCCCGGGCCTGCGCCGACCTCAAGCAATCCCAGTCCCTTCTGGTCCAGAACGAGAAGATGGCGGCGGTGGGGGTGCTGGCGGCCGGTATCGCCCATGAGATCAACAACCCCAACAGCTTTGTCATGAGCAACCTCCAGATCCTGCACAAGTATGCTGGCCGGGTGCAGGAATTCCTGGCCGCCGGTGCCGATCCGGAGCGGCAGGCCGAGCTGCCGGCCCTGCGGGCGCGCCTGAAGATCGATGCCATCCTGGCTGATCTGGAGTCCCTGGTGGCGGAGTCCCTGGAAGGGACGCAGCGGATCAAGAACATCGTCCTCAACATGAAGCAGTTCGCCCGGAGGGAGGACGGCGACAGCCGGTTGGCGGATGTCAACGCCGGCCTCGCCAGCACCCTCAACATCGTCTGGCACGAGCTCAAGTACAAGGCCACGGTCCAGAAGGAGCTGGGGCCGCTGCCCTTCACCCGCTGCAATCTCGGCCAGCTCAACCAGGTCTTCCTCAATCTCATCATGAACGCGGTGCAGGCCATTCCCGAGCAGGGCGAGATCACGATCCGCTCCTGGCACGACGGGGATCAGATCCTGGTGGCGGTCAGCGACAACGGACACGGCATGGCGCCGGAGATCCAGGCCCGGATCTTCGAGCCCTTCTTTACCACCAAAGAGCCCGGGAAGGGCACCGGCCTGGGGTTGGCCATCTCCTACGACATCGTCCGCCAGCATGGCGGCGAGATCACGGTGGCCAGCGAGCCGGGGAGCGGCACCACCTTCACGGTGCGGCTCCCGGTGCAGGCCTGA